Genomic DNA from Nocardioides aquaticus:
GCGCAGCGCGCCCTCGCCGTGGGCGCGCCGGTCAGCGCCGCGGACCGGCTCGCCACCGAGATCGCCCGGCTGGCCGACGACGCCGAGGTCGACTCCGTCGTCGTCACCGGCCCGGCCTCGCGCCAGGCCGTCATGGTCCGCGCGCTCCAGGGCTCCGCGGTGTCCCTGCCCGTCTTCCTCACCCCGGACGCGCTGAGCCCGGTGCTGGCGACGGACCTCGTCGAGGCCGACGGCAGCCTGGCCTCCGAGATGGTCACCGTCGGCGAGGACACCGGCGACGTCGCCGCCCTCGAGCCCGGTGCCACCGGGGAGTCGCTCTCGGCGTACTTCGCCGCCGTGCGCGCCGCGGCCGCCGACCCGGCCGTCGAGGACTTCTTCGACGGTGAGCCGTTCTCCACCATCGCCGGCAGCGCCGACACCCGCAGCCACGACGCGGTCGTCGCCCTCGCGCGCGCCGCGGCGGAGGCCGGCAGCACCGAGCCCGCCGCGGTCGCCGACGCGCTCGGCGACCTGCAGCTGGACCGGGCCGACGGCCTGACCGGCTCCGGTCTCGACTTCAGCTCCTCGCGCGCGCTGCCCGCCGACCAGGTGGTCGCCCTCCAGGCCACCTCCCAGGACCCGGGCGTCCGCCCGGTGTCCGGCTCCGCCCCGGCACCCCGCCTGTTCTGGTTCGCGGTGCCGCGCGGCTGACCCCGTCGTACGCCGGTCCGCCCGGCGTGCCGACCGACCCCAAGGAGACCGCCCGTGCGCGTGACCATCGACGTCGACGGAACCCCCCACGACGTGGAGCTGGCGCAGGCCGCCGGCACGGCGACCCTCGCCGACCTCGTCGAGCAGGTCTGCGGCCAGCTGCTCGCCGCGGCCGACGAGGTGTGGGTCGACGAGCGGAAGCACGCCGCGAGCGACCGGCTCGCCGACGTGACCCTGCTCGAGGGCTCCCGCGTCGGTCGGGACCCGCTGTCGCGGACCACGCCGGTCACCTCCTGGACCGCGACGGTCTCCGGCGGCCTCGACGCCGGCCGCGTGGTGCCCCTCCCGCGCCAGCGTGCGCTGACCATCGGCCGGGCGCCGCTGGCCGACATCACCGTGGACTCCCCGAGCACCTCGTGGAACCACGCCAGCCTGACCCTGGAGGAGGACGGCGTCCGCGTGCGCGACGTCGGCTCCACCAACGGCACCGTCGTCGAGGGCGAGCGCGTCGCGACCCTCGCCGAGCTCGAGGCCGCGGCCGCCGCGGAGGCGGAGGAGGCGGCGAAGGCCGAGAAGACCGGGGTGGCCGCCAAGGTCTCCGGCCTGCGCCGCAAGGACGAGGAGACCGAGGAGCCGGAGCCGATCGTCGACGGGGTCCTGGTCACCGAGGAGGCCGTGGTGCTCGTCGGTGGCGCCGCCATCACGCTGCGCCGCAAGCCCGCGGAGCCACTGGCCCCCGCGCCCGGCTCGCTGAACAACGTCACCCCCTCGGGCACCGCGCCGTTCAACCGCCCGCCCCGTCCGGGCCGCCCGCCGGCACCGGAGGAGATCACCCCGCCGGTGAAGAAGGACGACCCGCCCCCGAGCCGCTTCCCGCTGGCCACCGTGATCGGGCCGCTCGTGCTGGCCGTCGCCATGGTCTTCGTCCTGGGCAACGCCAAGTTCGCCCTGATCGCCGGCCTGAGCCCGATCCTCGGGATCGGCACCTACTACGAGCAGAAGCGGCGCCGTACGAAGGAGATCGAGGAGGAGGAGACGCGCTTCGCCGAGGCGCTGGAGACCTTCGCGTCCGACATCGCCGAGGCGGCCGCCGCGGAGCGGGCCCGCCGCCGGGCCGAGCTGCCCGACCCGGCCACGACGATCCGGCGGGCCGCGCTGCCCTCGACCCTGATGTGGCAGCGCCGGTTCTCGGCCGACGACTTCCTCAAGCTCAACGCCGGCGTGGGTGACGTCGGGTGGGCCCCGCCCATCGACGACTCCTCCAACGGCAAGCGACTCCACGACGCCGCCAAGAAGACCATCCGGGCCAGCATCCTCGGCTCCGCACCCGTCGAGGTCGACCTCGGCAACGCCGGCGTGGTCGGCATCGTCGGCGACCGCGAGGGCGCGCTCGCCGTCGCCCGCAGCCTGGTCGCCCAGGCCGCGGTGCACGTCGGCCCCGCCGACCTGACGATCGGCGTCTTCTGCGACCGGGGCCGCGACGCCGACTGGTCCTGGACGCAGTGGCTCCCGCACAGCCGCCGGCTCGGCGACTCCGCCGGCGGGCACTGGCTCTCCGACGACCGCAGCCGCAGCGAGGCCATGCTGCGCGGCCTGCGCGACAACGTCGACCGGCAGCCCACGCCGGCCGTCCTGCTCGTCCTCGACTCCGACGTGCTCCTGGAGGGCCGCAACGCCCCCGCCCGCACGCTGCTCGGCCACGGGCGCCGGATCAGCTCGACCAGCCCGATCAACCCCAACCAGCGCGAGGTCCACGTCGCCGGGATCGTCGTGGCGTCCTCCCACGAGCAGCTGCCGTCGTCGTGCACGGTCGTGCTCGAGGTGCAGCCCGACGCCCTCGGCACCGCCACCCGCCCCGACGACCTCACCACCGTCGACGACGTCGTCCTGGCCGGCCTCGACCTGCCCACGGCACGTCGCTGCGCGCTCGACCTGGCCCGCTTCGACGACCCCGAGCTGGTCGTGCCGGGCGCGGCGCTGCCCTCGATGGTGCGCCTGCCCCCGCTGCTGGGCATCGAGGAGATCAGCCGCGAGGCGATCCGGGAGAGCTGGCGCACCTCGACCCGGATCAAGGCGCCGATCGGCGTCGGCGAGACCGGGGGCTTCGAGCTCGACCTCGTCCGCGACGGGCCGCACGGCCTGGTCGGCGGGACCACCGGCTCAGGGAAGAGCGAGTTCCTGCGCTCCCTGGTCGCGGGGCTGGCGGCGCGGACCGACCCGACCCGGCTCACCTTCATCCTGATCGACTTCAAGGGCGGCGCGGCGTTCGCGGCCTGCGAGCGGCTGCCCCACACGATCGGCACGGTCAGCAACCTCGACGCCCAGCTCGCCGACCGCGCGATCCGGGCCCTCGAGGCTGAGATGCGCTACCGCCAGGAGATGTTCGCGGCCGCGGGGGAGGGCGTGGACAACCTCGACGCCTACCTGGCCACCAACCCCGCCGAGCCGATGCCGCGGCTGCTGCTGGTCGTCGACGAGTTCGCGATGCTGGCCAAGGAGTACCCCGACGTGCTGTCCTCCCTGGTCAGCGTCGGTGCCGTCGGTCGTACGCTCGGGGTGCACATGATCCTGGCCACCCAGCGCCCCGCCGGCGTCGTGAACGACGACATCCTGGCCAACACCAACCTGCGCGTGGCGCTGCGCGTGCAGAGCCGCGACGACTCCAGCAACGTGATCGGGGTGCCCACCGCCTCCGCCATCGGACGCACCCAGATGGGTCGCGCGTTCGTGAAGCTCGGCCAGGACGACATCACCCCGGTCCAGACGGCGCTCGTCACGGGCCGCGCCCAGGCCGAGTCGTCCACGGTCGTCGAGGCGCACCCGCTCGGCTTCGGGGTCACCATCACCCCCGAGCAGGTCGAGGTCGACGACAAGGACGCCCCGACCGACCTGGACCTGCTGATCGACGCGATCGTGGAGGCCAACGACGAGATGGGGTACGCCCCGCCGCGCCCGGTGTGGCCCGAGGCGCTGGGCGAGCGCGTGGAGCTCGCCGGGCCGTACGCCCCGGCGCTCGCCGAGCCGGACCCGCACGGCCCGGCGCCGCTGCCGGTGGTCGGCTCCGTCGAGGGCGGGCGGGTGCTGTTCGCGATCTCGGACGAGCCCGACCGCCAGCGCCAGATCCCCGCCGCGTGGGACCTCGGCAACGGCAACGCGCTGATGATGGGCATCCCGGGCAGCGGCACCAGCACCGCGCTCGCGACGATCGGCCTGACCGTCTGCGCCGCCACCTCGCCCGAGGACGTCGACCTGCTGGTGATGGACCTCGGGAGCCGCGACCTCGCCCCGCTCCGCGACCTGCCCCACCTCGTGGGGTACGTCGGCTCCGGCGCCGCCGCCCGCGAGGAGCAGGTGCGCCTGCTGAAGTACGTCCGGGCCGAGCTGGACCGCCGGCGCGCGTCGAGCGGGCCGTACCGTCGCCTGGTCGTGCTCATCGACGGCCTGGCCACCCTGCGTGACGAGTACGACGACTACGAGGGCATCCGGCTCCTCGAGGGCCTCTACCGCGCCTGGACCGACGGCCCCGACCTCGGCATGCACTTCGTGGCCAGCACCGCGCGGGTCAAGGCGGTGCCGCCGGCGATCGACGAGGTCACCACGCAGAAGTGGCTCTTCCGCCTCGCCGACGCCTACGACTACTCGACCGCGGGGGTGCCGGCCAAGCTCGCGCCGCCGCCGGTCCCCGGCCGCTGCGTGCTGGCCGAGACCAAGCTCCAGACCCACGTGGCCACCCCGGCCGGGGGCCTGGCGGCCGCCGTCGAGGCCGTGCGCGGCACCTGGTCGGGCGCGCAGCGCAAGGCCACCGTGATCGGGCGGCTGCCCGAGGTCGTCTCGGTCGCCGACCTCGGCGTCGGCGCGCGGATCGACACCGAGCCGTGGCTCCTGCCCGTCGGGATCGCCGAGGCCGACCTCGGGGTCGCCGCGCTCGAGCTGTGGCAGGGCGAGCACGTGATGGTCACCGGCCCCGCGCGCAGCGGCAAGTCCACCCTGCTGCTCGCGATGGCCGAGACCATCCGTACGGCGGCCACCGCGGCCGGCACACCGGTCGCGATCTGGGGCGTGTGCGGGCGGCGCTCGCCGCTCGGCGACGCCGGCCTGGACAAGGTGGCCGTGGGCGAGGAGGACCTCGCGGCGCTGCTGGCCACCGCGCGCGTGCACCGCGGCCAGCTGGTCCTGCTCATCGACGACGCCGAGCAGCTCGACGACCGGGACCAGGCGATCACGGGCCTGCTCGACGCCAAGCTGCCCGGCCTGACCGTGATCGCCGCGGGCCGCTCCGACGACCTGCGCGGGATGTACAGCCACTGGTCCAAGACCGTGCGCAAGTCGCGCTGCGGTGTGCTGCTGATGCCGAACGTCGACTTCGACGGCGACCTGCTGGGCGTCTCCTCGCTGCCGCGCAAGGCGCCGGTCGCGCTCACCGTGGGCCGCGGCTACGCCGTGTCCGGCGGGGCGGTCGGCCTGGTGCAGACCGCCACCCCGACCCCGGCGCCCGCCGCGGGGGAGCCGGCGGTCGCCGGCTGACCGGTACGGGTCGGTCGGTGGGTCAGGGCCGGTACGGCTCGTCGTCGTACATGCCGGTCGGCCGGCGTTCCGCGTCCTGAGCGTGGGCGCCGCCGCCCGAGGGGCCGCGGCGGCGCGTCACCAGGCTGCGCACGAGCAGCACCAGGAGCAGCAGGGCGCCGACGCCGCTGAAGACGGTGACGCCGAGCGGTCCGTGGTCCGTGTCCCCGGTCTGGGCGACGTACGGCGACTCCGGGTCGTAGCGGACCTGGACCGCGCTCTCCCCACCGTCGGCCGGACAGGCGCCGCCGACCCGGTCGGTGATCTGCCAGTCGCGACCGTCGACGGCGTAGACGATCGTGCCGGCGCACCGCTCGCCGCCGGCGGAGAGGCTCTCGGTCTCGCCCGAGACGACCTCACCGGTCGTGGTGGCGCTCAGCGCGCGCTCCTCCACCACGCCCGTCATGGCGGCCGCCACGCCGACGAGCGCCAGCAGCAGGAGGAAGGCGAGGAGTCCGGGGGTGGCGACGCCACGGGTCGCGGGGCGTGACCTCGGGCTCGTGCCCGTCCGCGCCACCACTACAGGTCTCCCGAGGCGTCGAGCGCCGGAGGCCGCAGGTCGGCAACCTGCATGCCGCCACGAAGCTCGTGCGCGGGGGCCGGGGTGCCGCCGGCGGCGACGTGCTCGACCGCCTCGAGCGCCCGGCCCAGCGTGGTGGTGGCGGACGCGGGGACGCGCCCGTCGGTGCCGGCGATGCGGACAGCCACCTCGCCGCCGGACTGCTCGTGCGGCCCGCTGGTCAGGGCCTGCCACCGCGGGAGCCGGGCGCTGACGTCCGCGCAGTAGAGCACCAGGAGGGGACCGCCGGCGTCGCCACCGATGTCGAGCCGGGCGTGCCCGCGTGCGATCGAGACCACGGTGCGCCCGCGACCGTCCAGCGCCCGGACGGCATCGAGGAGGTCGGCGGTGGACGGGGTGTCGGGCTCGACCGTCTCCGGCCCGTGGTCCCACCGGACACGCACGGCCGTGGCCGGGCCGCGCCGACGGCCGCGCTCGGCGCGACCGGTGAGCACCATGCCGAGCACCGCGCCGAGCACCATGCCGGCGATCCAGGAGCCGCCCGACTCGGTGCGGTCCAGGGACCCCAGGACGACGACCCCGGTCGCGAGCAGGGCGAAGAACGCCGCGAGCTTCCGGCCGCCGACGAGTGGCCCGGTCGCCACGCCGGCCACGACCCCCAGGGCGAGGACCGCGACCGTCAGGGCCGGGTCGAGGCCGAGTGCGACGGGCAGGACGACCCCCGTCGCGGCACACCCCAGGCCGAGGACGACGTCGCCGAGTCGGTTGCCTACCGCCATGGTCGGACCCTAGGGGTCCGGGACGACGTCCCCGGCGCCCCCCACGCCCGCTCCGCCTCGTGCGGAACCGCGGGAGAACCAGTCGGCGGCGCGCCGGGTGACATCATGGTGCACCGCCACCCGCCGTCGCGTGGGTGATGGACGGATGGCGGACGGTCGCAGTGGGGTGGGCCTCAGGCGCCGCCGCCGGCGGTCATGATGTTCTGGCTGATCTGGTCCAGCTGCACGCGCAGCTCCTCGAGCTCGGTCTTGGCCTTGTCCAGGGCCGCCTTGGTCTCGGGCCAGGTCGCGGAGCGGAACCGCTCGGCCAGGGGGCCGTCCCAGTTGTTGGGGTCGGAGAGCTGCTGGCCCTTGGTGTCGAGCTGGTTGATCTGGTCGGTCAGGCCGCCGTTGATGATCGAGGACATCTGCTGGATGGCGGACTTGGCGGTGGCGGAGGAGAGAACGCGGTCGGACACGGGTGCCTGCCTTTCGCCGACCCCGTGGGCCGGTCGGGTGGGGACACGGGCCCGGCTTCTCCCGGCCCGTGGTGCTGCCTTGCGCGAGGAGGGTAAACCCGCCGGAGGGACTTCCGACCCCCCTTGAGCAGGACCGTCCTGCCCCGTCTGGACCAGGTGCGGGGCCGGCGCCCTCCTCAGTCGGTGCGCCGCAGCTCCGTCGGTTGCGGGTGGGCGTCGCTCCGCCCGAGGTGCTTCCAGCTGAGCCCGCGGTCGCGGGTGCCGTGGGTGAGCCACGTGCGCACCGCCGACTCGGCCTGCGCGAGCCCGACGACCCGGGCGCGGTCGACCTTGCTGCCGGGGAAGCCGCCCCGGACCAGCTCGCCGACGGCGCCACGCGGCAACGAGGCCGGGTCGACCACGACGTTGACGTCCCAGGCCGGCAGCAGCCGGTTGTCGGTCTGCTGCACGACGTAGCCGTCGCTCCTCCCGATCACGTCCATCCGCCCTCGACCCCGGTAGACGCTGACGTACACGTGCTGGGCCGACCCGAGGCGGCGTACCGCGTCGAGGACGACCGCGGGGTCGGGCTCGACGGCCTCGTACTCGTGGCGGGCGTCGCGCCAAGTGGCCAGGGTCCCGACGTCGGTGCCACCCCGGGGGTCGTGGTCGACCGCCGGGGCACCGGCAGCCGTGGCCAGGCGTCGACGCCGGTCCCGGCGCGCCAGGAGGGGGAGCAGGAGCGCGACGCCCACCCAGAACCCCATCAGCCAGGAGACCAGCTCACCGACGCCGTCCCCCTCCGGCCCGCCGATGACCGCCAGGCCCACGATCCCCGCCACCACGAGCGCGAGCAACCGCACCAGCCCGGGCAGGGGGTAGCCGGCCAGGCACAGCACGACCGCCGCTCCCAGGGCGAGCAGCACCTCGACCGGGTCGGCGCCGAGCACGGCCGGCGACAGGCCGGTCAGGAGTCCGACCGCGACCGCGAGCCCGACGGCGCCGCGGGCGGCCGGTCGCGAGGTGGTCACCCGGGGGACGTCGAAGGAGGTCACGCCGGGGGGCAGGGCCGCAGCCGGGGACGGGTCCGGTGAGGCGTACTGGGTCACGGCAGCAGTGTGCCGTGGTCCTCCTGAGGTACGCACGCCTCAGCGCGGGGCGACCGGTTCGGCGATGGACCGGATCCGTGCCGTGGCCAGCTCGATCATCAGCTGCGCCGCCGGGCTGAGGACCGCGCCGGCACGGTGCACGATGGCGAGCGTGTCGTACTGCCGGGGGCGCAGGCTGACGAAGCCGGCGTCGGGGGCCAGACGCGGGAGCAGCTGGTCGACCGCGCCGCGCGGGATGATGGTGTCCGCCAGACCCCGTCCGGCGAGCTCGACTGCGGTCTCGACGTCCTCGACCTCGATCCGGGTCGTGGGGTTGCGTCCGGTCTCGTGAAGCATCTGGCGCAGCACGATCCGCGTGGAGTCCTCCGCGCGCCAGGTCGTCTCGGGCATCACCAGGGAGGCTCGCGCCAGGCGCTGTGCGGTGACCGGGCTGGTGAGCCGCTCGGGGTCGGCGCTGACGTAGACCAGCTCGTCGCGGGCGACCGGGGTGACCGTCATGCCCTCGCCGGTGAGCCCGGGCACCGCGATCATCGCGGCCTCGATCCGACCGCGGCGCAGGTCCTCGAAGACGTCGGAGGAGTTCTGCCCGACCAGCTCGACGCGCACCCCCGGGTGCCGCTCGAGGACGTCGGCGACCAGGTCGGCGCCGGCGTAGAGGCGGGCGGTGCCGAACATGCCGAACCGGATGGTGCCGGTCTGCAGGGTGCGGGCGCGCTGGACCGCGCGGCGCGCCTCGTCGACGGCGGCCAGCACCTGCTCGGCGTGGGGGCGCAGCGTGTCGGCCACCGTGGTCGGCACCACACCCCGCCCGACCCGGCGGAACAGCTGCACCCCGAGCGTCTTCTCCAGGGCCCTGACCTGCTCGGACACCGACGGCTGGGCGTAGCCGAGCTCGTCGGCGGCGGCCGTCAGGGAGCCGTGCTCGTAGGTGGCGAGGAAGCAGGTGAGCTGATGCAGCGAGAGCACTGTCACATCATAGGAGATTCCTGGGGCTTCTGAAGGAAAGCAAGGCTGGTCCTGGAGGTTGAAGACGGTCACACTGGAGAAGCCCCCGATCCACCACCGAGGAGGTCCTCACCGTGTTCACCCGCCGTTGCACCACCTGCGAGCGCCGTCAGCTCGTCTTCCCCAGCCAGCTCGCCGGCATCTCGACCACCGCCCACGGCGTCGAGGTCTCCTACCGCTGCTGGTGCGGCGACGTGCAGTCCTTCGAGACCGCGCACGTCGACCAGGTCATGCCCCGCGTCGCGGCCTGACCCACCTTCGGCTGCCCGTCAGGGCAGCAGCCGGGCGCCCAGGCGCAGCGCCGGCCGGGCGACCCGTCGTACGACGGGCCCGGCCACCCGCGCCGCCAGCGGCACCGGGGTCCGGCCCCGCGAGGTGACCTCGTCGCCGACCCGCAGCGTGCCTTCAGCGCGCACCTCGGCGTAGACGCCGAGGAACCGGCCCGCCTCGCGAGCGACCGCGCGGCTGACCCCGCGGTCCTCGGCGACCCCGTCGGCCTGGGCGTGCCCGGGCACCACGCAGCGGATGGTCGGCATCGTCACCGACACCCGGGCGGCTCCGAGCGCGAGGTCGTGGTCCACCCACGCCCGCTCGGGGAACCCCTCCCCGGAGCCGGTGGCAGACTCCAGCAGCGCGGTCGGTCGGAAGCGCCGGACGTCGGCGTCGACCCCCGCCGCCGCGAGCGTGGCCAGGCTGGTGGTGGTCAGCAGGTGCAGCCCTGCCACATCGGCGAAGGTGCCCGGCGGCGTGCTCCACACCGCGAGCCGCGCCAGCGTCCGGGCGTCGAGGAACGACGGGTCCGGCAGCGGCTCGTCGGGGTCCAGCCCGAGCTCGGCACGGATCGCCGCGGCGGTCCGCAGCCCGCCGCGGTGGGCGCGCCGGTCGGTGAGCGGCGGTAGCGGTTCGAGCCGGCTGGGTCGGCCGAGGACCTCGGTGAGCGCGCCATGGACCCGGGGGTCGGCGCTGCCGACCTCGGCACCGTCGGGGAGCGTGATCACGACCGGCCAGGGGTGACCGGGCCCGACGTCGGCCGGGGGCTCGCCCACGAAGCGGGCGCGGCAGGCCAGCAGTGCCGGCAGTCGCCGCGCGGTCGCCACCCGGCCGTCCTCCAGGTCGCGCACCGCCCACAACCGGTCGCCCACGACGCCGCGCGGGCCGAGGCGCACCTCGTCGACCGGCCCGCCGCCCATCGACTTCACCGGATAGCGCCAGATGCCGACGACGCGCGCGGAGGGGACGTCCATCCCGCCAGCCTCGCTCATCGACGTAGCCAGGCGTACCAACCGAAGGACTGTCCGGCAGGGTGGCGCGCTGACGGGCGGCGATGGCACGGCGTCAGGCGCGGTCGGGGGGTTCGGTACGCCTGGTTGCGACCGATCAGCGGTTGAGCCACCACATCGAGGCGTTCAGCGCGGTCGCGAACAGGACCCAGGCGAGGTAGGGGACCATCAGCCAGGCCGCCGGGCGGCTGCGCGGCAGGAACAGCGCCACGGTGACCACGATCGCGACCAGCAGCACGACGATCTCGACCAGCGCGACGCCGTAGAGGCCGGCGCCGAAGAACAGCGGCGTCCAGGCGGCGTTCAGCACCAGCTGCACCGCCCAGGCGGTCGTGGCGCGGCCCCACCCGACGCGGCGCCAGACCAGCCAGCCGGCCACCGCGATCATCACGTAGAGCACCGTCCACACCGGCCCGAAGACCGAGGACGGCGGCGCGAAGGCCGGCTGGGCGAGGCGGGCGTACTCCGAGCCCGCCGACCCGGCGGCGAGCCCGCCGAGGCCCGCGGCCACCGCGACGGCGGCCAGGAACCCGAGCAGGGCGAGCAGGGAGCGGGGGCTGGCCGGGCGGGGCGCGGTGCGGGGGGCGGAGGTCGACGGGCTCACCGGTCGATGGTCCCCGACGGCGGTTTCGCGGCGCACGGCGGGCGTCTGTATGCTCCGGGCGTTGCTCGTCACGGTGCCTCGCGGTGCTGGTCGACCTGCACGCCGCCTTAGCTCAGTCGGTAGAGCGTCTCACTCGTAATGAGAAGGTCGTCGGTTCGATTCCGACAGGCGGCTCCGATCTCCGGACCACCCGGTCCGACGCGCGAGGCCCCCGCACCGCCATCGGCGGTACGGGGGCCTCGGCCGTCCGCGGGGGGAGCGGACGCGACGGGTACGTCAGTTGGTGCGCGTGTTGCGCGACCGGCTGCGGCGGTTGCGCCGACGGCGACGACGGCGGCGGCGACCGTCCCGGCTGCCGGTGTCGGTGTTGTCGCCGCGTGCGGCGACGGCGGGGGTGAGGGCGGTGAAGATGCCGGACCTGGCCATGGGGTTCTCCTCGGGTGGTCTGTCCCCGGTGGACCGGGGCTGATGTCGAGAACTCTGGCGGGGCTCGGTGAGGTGACCGTGAGACCTGGGTGAGGGAATCCTCATCGACGGTCACCGATGTGGCGACGCGACCTCCGCGGGCCTTGTCTTGACTCGTTCCAGAAAAGCGGGCATGGTCGAGGGGTGCAGCCGACCCCCGAGATCCAGCAGGCCCTGCGCGGCGCCGAGCTGCGTGTGACGCGCCAGCGCGCCGCGGTGCTGGCCGCGGTCCTCGCCCACCCGCACGCCGACACCGACACCGTCCTGCGGGCCGTGCGTGACGAGCTGCCCGGGGTGTCCCACCAGGCCGTCTACGACTCCCTGCACACGCTCACCGGCGCCGGCCTGGTGCGTCGCATCCAGCCCGCCGGTTCGGTGTCGCGCTACGAGGCGCGTACCGGTGACAACCACCACCACGTGGTGTGCCGGTCCTGCGGCAGCGTCGCCGACGTCGACTGCGCCGTCGGTGCCGCGCCCTGCCTGACCCCCTCCGAGGACCACGGCTTCGTCATCGACGAGGCCGAGGTCGTCTTCTGGGGCACCTGCGGCGCCTGCGGCGCCGCCCGCCCCACCTGATCTTCCCGACCGACCGACCGTCCACCCGAAGGAGAGGAACCCCGTGACCGAGCAGAGCCACGAGACCCGCGAAGCAGAGATGAACACCCAGGACGCCGGCGGCTGCCCCGTCGCCCACGGGCGGATGAGCCACCCCACCGAGGGCTCGACGAACGAGCGCTGGTGGCCGGAGACGCTGAACGTCAAGATCCTCCGCAAGCACCACCCCTCGGCCGACCCGATGGACGACGACTTCGACTACGCGACCGCGTTCCAGTCCGTCGACCTCGCCGAGCTGCGCGCCGACGTCAAGCAGGTCATGACGACCTCACAGGACTTCTGGCCGGCCGACTACGGCCACTACGGCCCGTTCTTCATCCGGATGGCGTGGCACAGCGCCGGGACGTACCGCGTGGCCGACGGCCGCGGCGGCGCCGGCGCCGGCATGCAGCGCTTCGCCCCGCTCAACAGCTGGCCCGACAACGCCAACCTCGACAAGGCCCGTCGCCTGCTGTGGCCGATCAAGCAGAAGTACGGCCGCAACCTCTCCTGGGCCGACCTCATCGTCTTCACCGGCAACGTGGCGCTCGAGGACATGGGCCTGCCGACCTTCGGCTTCGCCGGCGGCCGCGCGGACGTGTGGGAGCCCGACGAGGACGTGTACTGGGGTCCCGAGACCACCTGGCTCGGCGACGAGCGCTACACCGGCGACCGGGAGCTCCAGGGACCCCTCGCTGCGGTCCAGATGGGTCTGATCTACGTCAACCCCGAGGGCCCGAACGGCAACCCGGACCCGCTGGCCTCGGCCCGCGACATCCGCGAGACCTTCGGGCGGATGGCGATGAACGACGAGGAGACCTTCGCCCTCATCGCCGGTGGCCACACCTTCGGCAAGACCCACGGCGCGGGTGACCCCGAGCCGCACGTCGGCCCCGAGCCCGAGGGCGCGGACCTGACCGAGCAGGGCCTCGGCTGGCGCAGCACCTTCAAGTCCGGCAAGGGCCGCGACGCGATCACCAGCGGCATCGAGGTCACCTGGACCCAGACGCCCACGCAGTGGTCGATGAAGTACCTCGAGAACCTGTACGACCTCGACTGGGAGCTCACCACGAGCCCCGGCGGCGCCCACCAGTGGCAGCCCTCCGGCGGTGCGGCCGCCAACACGGTGCCCGACCCCGAGGACGGCTCCCTCTCGCGCCCGCCGACGATGCTCACCACCGACGTGGCGCTCAAGGTCGACCCCGTCTACGAGGAGATCGGGCGCC
This window encodes:
- the katG gene encoding catalase/peroxidase HPI encodes the protein MNTQDAGGCPVAHGRMSHPTEGSTNERWWPETLNVKILRKHHPSADPMDDDFDYATAFQSVDLAELRADVKQVMTTSQDFWPADYGHYGPFFIRMAWHSAGTYRVADGRGGAGAGMQRFAPLNSWPDNANLDKARRLLWPIKQKYGRNLSWADLIVFTGNVALEDMGLPTFGFAGGRADVWEPDEDVYWGPETTWLGDERYTGDRELQGPLAAVQMGLIYVNPEGPNGNPDPLASARDIRETFGRMAMNDEETFALIAGGHTFGKTHGAGDPEPHVGPEPEGADLTEQGLGWRSTFKSGKGRDAITSGIEVTWTQTPTQWSMKYLENLYDLDWELTTSPGGAHQWQPSGGAAANTVPDPEDGSLSRPPTMLTTDVALKVDPVYEEIGRRFRADPDAFADAFARAWFKLTHRDMGPIQRYLGQEVPTEELVWQDRVPAVDHELVSDADVAALKEKVLGSGLSVSRLVSTAWASASTFRNSDKRGGANGARLRLAPQNGWTVNDPEELAQALRVLEGVRDEFNAAGGAKISLADLVVLAGAAGVEKAARDGGHDVTVPFTPGRTDATQEQTDEASMAWLEPTADGFRNYLGKGQMLPAEFLLVDRANLLGLSAPELTVLVGGLRVLGANTGGSKAGVLTEREGVLSNDFFRTLLGMDLEWSQVGDDRDSFEARRHGSDEVVWTGTRSDLVFGSNSELRAVAEVYASDDAQEKFVRDFVKAWDKVMMADRYDVADARA
- a CDS encoding TspO/MBR family protein; the encoded protein is MSPSTSAPRTAPRPASPRSLLALLGFLAAVAVAAGLGGLAAGSAGSEYARLAQPAFAPPSSVFGPVWTVLYVMIAVAGWLVWRRVGWGRATTAWAVQLVLNAAWTPLFFGAGLYGVALVEIVVLLVAIVVTVALFLPRSRPAAWLMVPYLAWVLFATALNASMWWLNR
- a CDS encoding MOSC domain-containing protein, with the protein product MDVPSARVVGIWRYPVKSMGGGPVDEVRLGPRGVVGDRLWAVRDLEDGRVATARRLPALLACRARFVGEPPADVGPGHPWPVVITLPDGAEVGSADPRVHGALTEVLGRPSRLEPLPPLTDRRAHRGGLRTAAAIRAELGLDPDEPLPDPSFLDARTLARLAVWSTPPGTFADVAGLHLLTTTSLATLAAAGVDADVRRFRPTALLESATGSGEGFPERAWVDHDLALGAARVSVTMPTIRCVVPGHAQADGVAEDRGVSRAVAREAGRFLGVYAEVRAEGTLRVGDEVTSRGRTPVPLAARVAGPVVRRVARPALRLGARLLP
- a CDS encoding Fur family transcriptional regulator, coding for MQPTPEIQQALRGAELRVTRQRAAVLAAVLAHPHADTDTVLRAVRDELPGVSHQAVYDSLHTLTGAGLVRRIQPAGSVSRYEARTGDNHHHVVCRSCGSVADVDCAVGAAPCLTPSEDHGFVIDEAEVVFWGTCGACGAARPT